Proteins co-encoded in one Lineus longissimus chromosome 11, tnLinLong1.2, whole genome shotgun sequence genomic window:
- the LOC135495370 gene encoding RNA-binding protein 39-like isoform X2: MADDFDVEAMLEAPYRKEDDGRRSSEDRGGRDRDRGDRDRDRDRDRKRRSRSRDGDRKRAGSRERRRSRSRDRDRRRSRDRGDTRRRSRSRDRDINRDRRRRSRSRDRDFRRRSPPAWRNRGGRRSNSPPRGGTGPNKTGTWTLNMDKGLAARTDNELTPEERDARTVFIMQLAPKIRPRDLETFFSSVGKVQDVRIITDNKTRLSKGLAYVEFQDVSSVPLAMGLSGEKLHHQPILVMPSQAEKNRSGNPTNVMARDQTGPMRLYVGSLHFNITEEMLKGIFEPFGKIDHVNLVMDNESGRSKGFGFVTFHNCEDAKKALEQLNGFELAGRPMKCGHVTERTAEAHGASVLDSDEMDRAGIDLGATGRLQLMAKLAEGTGFQIPQNAANALNLNPGADGLSPSSQAAATTAPSSTSNSVAPPIATQCFMLSNMFNPATETNPTWDIEIRDDVIEECNKHGGVLHIYVDKASPQGNVYVKCPSIAAAVASVQALHGRWFAGKVITAAYVPLPNYHSLFPDTLTLRQLLLPSSQSTQTFHNQQMHQQMQQMQQIRM, translated from the exons ATGGCTGATGATTTTGACGTTGAGGCAATGCTTGAAGCTCCATATCGGAAAGAG GATGACGGACGGAGGTCTTCTGAAGATCGAGGTGGACGTGACAGGGATCGTGGTGACAGAGACCGAGATCGTGATCGAGACAGGAA AAGGAGAAGCCGAAGCAGAGACGGTGATAGGAAAAGGGCCGGAAGTCGGGAGAGGAGGAG gtcaaggtcaagagaCAGGGATAGGAGGCGGAGTCGTGACCGTGGTGACACTCGTAGGCGCAGTCGTAGCCGAGACCGTGACATCAACCGGGACCGCCGTCGTCGCAGTAGGTCCCGTGACCGAGATTTCAGACGTAGATCACCTCCAGCCTGGAGAAACCGAGGAGGTCGTCGATCCAACTCACCACCCAG GGGCGGAACTGGACCAAATAAGACTGGTACATGGACTCTGAATATGGACAAAGGCTTAGCTGCCAG AACTGACAATGAGTTGACCCCCGAAGAAAGAGATGCCAGGACCGTGTTTATCATGCAGTTGGCTCCAAAGATACGACCAAGGGACCTTGAAACATTTTTCTCCTCTGTTGGAAAG GTGCAGGATGTGAGAATCATCACTGACAACAAAACACGGCTTTCAAAAGGTCTGGCGTATGTCGAGTTCCAGGATGTATCTTCAGTTCCTCTAGCCATGGGTCTCTCCGGGGAGAAGCTTCACCACCAGCCCATCCTGGTGATGCCCTCACAGGCTGAAAAGAACCGGTCGGGCAACCCAACAAACGTTATGGCACGTGACCAGACTGGACCCATGAGGCTGTATGTTGGCTCGCTACATTTCAATATCACGGAAGAGATGCTCAAGGGGATCTTTGAACCATTTGGGAAG ATTGACCATGTCAACTTGGTAATGGACAACGAATCTGGCCGATCCAAGGGATTTGGCTTTGTAACA TTCCACAACTGCGAAGATGCTAAGAAAGCTCTGGAGCAGCTCAATGGTTTTGAATTGGCGGGGCGTCCAATGAAATGTGGTCACGTTACGGAGAGGACTGCGGAGGCACATGGAGCATCAGTGCTGGATAGTGATGAGATGGATAGAGCTGGTATTGACTTGGGAGCCACTGGCAGGCTTCAGCTTATGGCAAAGTTAGCTGAAG GGACTGGTTTCCAGATCCCTCAGAATGCAGCCAATGCATTGAACTTGAATCCCGGCGCGGATGGTTTATCCCCATCATCTCAGGCCGCTGCCACCACCGCTCCATCGTCGACATCAAACTCTGTTGCCCCACCTATCGCCACACAGTGCTTCATGCTATCAAATATGTTTAATCCCGcaac GGAGACCAACCCAACCTGGGATATCGAAATCCGAGACGATGTGATCGAGGAATGCAACAAACATGGCGGTGTACTTCATATTTATGTTGATAAAGCATCGCCTCAGGGGAATGTGTACGTCAAGTGCCCTAGTATAGCCGCAGCAGTGGCATCAGTGCAGGCACTTCATGGCCGTTGGTTTGCCG GTAAAGTCATCACAGCTGCCTATGTACCATTGCCGAACTATCATTCACTTTTTCCTGACACGTTGACGTTACGGCAGCTATTATTGCCTTCCTCGCAATCGACACAGACATTCCATAATCAGCAGATGCACCAACAGATGCAGCAAATGCAACAGATACGCATGTGA
- the LOC135495370 gene encoding RNA-binding protein 39-like isoform X1: MDSETCSGSDRTRSVLGVFEKDDGRRSSEDRGGRDRDRGDRDRDRDRDRKRRSRSRDGDRKRAGSRERRRSRSRDRDRRRSRDRGDTRRRSRSRDRDINRDRRRRSRSRDRDFRRRSPPAWRNRGGRRSNSPPRGGTGPNKTGTWTLNMDKGLAARTDNELTPEERDARTVFIMQLAPKIRPRDLETFFSSVGKVQDVRIITDNKTRLSKGLAYVEFQDVSSVPLAMGLSGEKLHHQPILVMPSQAEKNRSGNPTNVMARDQTGPMRLYVGSLHFNITEEMLKGIFEPFGKIDHVNLVMDNESGRSKGFGFVTFHNCEDAKKALEQLNGFELAGRPMKCGHVTERTAEAHGASVLDSDEMDRAGIDLGATGRLQLMAKLAEGTGFQIPQNAANALNLNPGADGLSPSSQAAATTAPSSTSNSVAPPIATQCFMLSNMFNPATETNPTWDIEIRDDVIEECNKHGGVLHIYVDKASPQGNVYVKCPSIAAAVASVQALHGRWFAGKVITAAYVPLPNYHSLFPDTLTLRQLLLPSSQSTQTFHNQQMHQQMQQMQQIRM; encoded by the exons ATGGATTCTGAGACTTGTTCTGGATCAGATAGAACAAGAAGTGTACTGGGTGTGTTTGAAAAG GATGACGGACGGAGGTCTTCTGAAGATCGAGGTGGACGTGACAGGGATCGTGGTGACAGAGACCGAGATCGTGATCGAGACAGGAA AAGGAGAAGCCGAAGCAGAGACGGTGATAGGAAAAGGGCCGGAAGTCGGGAGAGGAGGAG gtcaaggtcaagagaCAGGGATAGGAGGCGGAGTCGTGACCGTGGTGACACTCGTAGGCGCAGTCGTAGCCGAGACCGTGACATCAACCGGGACCGCCGTCGTCGCAGTAGGTCCCGTGACCGAGATTTCAGACGTAGATCACCTCCAGCCTGGAGAAACCGAGGAGGTCGTCGATCCAACTCACCACCCAG GGGCGGAACTGGACCAAATAAGACTGGTACATGGACTCTGAATATGGACAAAGGCTTAGCTGCCAG AACTGACAATGAGTTGACCCCCGAAGAAAGAGATGCCAGGACCGTGTTTATCATGCAGTTGGCTCCAAAGATACGACCAAGGGACCTTGAAACATTTTTCTCCTCTGTTGGAAAG GTGCAGGATGTGAGAATCATCACTGACAACAAAACACGGCTTTCAAAAGGTCTGGCGTATGTCGAGTTCCAGGATGTATCTTCAGTTCCTCTAGCCATGGGTCTCTCCGGGGAGAAGCTTCACCACCAGCCCATCCTGGTGATGCCCTCACAGGCTGAAAAGAACCGGTCGGGCAACCCAACAAACGTTATGGCACGTGACCAGACTGGACCCATGAGGCTGTATGTTGGCTCGCTACATTTCAATATCACGGAAGAGATGCTCAAGGGGATCTTTGAACCATTTGGGAAG ATTGACCATGTCAACTTGGTAATGGACAACGAATCTGGCCGATCCAAGGGATTTGGCTTTGTAACA TTCCACAACTGCGAAGATGCTAAGAAAGCTCTGGAGCAGCTCAATGGTTTTGAATTGGCGGGGCGTCCAATGAAATGTGGTCACGTTACGGAGAGGACTGCGGAGGCACATGGAGCATCAGTGCTGGATAGTGATGAGATGGATAGAGCTGGTATTGACTTGGGAGCCACTGGCAGGCTTCAGCTTATGGCAAAGTTAGCTGAAG GGACTGGTTTCCAGATCCCTCAGAATGCAGCCAATGCATTGAACTTGAATCCCGGCGCGGATGGTTTATCCCCATCATCTCAGGCCGCTGCCACCACCGCTCCATCGTCGACATCAAACTCTGTTGCCCCACCTATCGCCACACAGTGCTTCATGCTATCAAATATGTTTAATCCCGcaac GGAGACCAACCCAACCTGGGATATCGAAATCCGAGACGATGTGATCGAGGAATGCAACAAACATGGCGGTGTACTTCATATTTATGTTGATAAAGCATCGCCTCAGGGGAATGTGTACGTCAAGTGCCCTAGTATAGCCGCAGCAGTGGCATCAGTGCAGGCACTTCATGGCCGTTGGTTTGCCG GTAAAGTCATCACAGCTGCCTATGTACCATTGCCGAACTATCATTCACTTTTTCCTGACACGTTGACGTTACGGCAGCTATTATTGCCTTCCTCGCAATCGACACAGACATTCCATAATCAGCAGATGCACCAACAGATGCAGCAAATGCAACAGATACGCATGTGA
- the LOC135495774 gene encoding large ribosomal subunit protein uL3m-like: MAWSRFFVGNYLANLSNNVINPLLSDPNTYTRPLVLFDQRRYSRRTKTPPKWLARRWPSVSSKGELTPDNQEFINKLVIQKYQNIESPLKDGPWERGTWSPMTFRCGLLGIKIGVQPQWFKNGKKISTTLIQIVDNHVIRYTPPDQLPKNAPYSVVHPSWRGKYGFQVVGALSTDPQWFSKEYNNLFKDAGVPPKRKLCRFLVTPDAAVQPGTPLSVNHFSVGDYVDVEGRTIDHGFQGVVKRWGFKGGPASHGNTKWHRRPGSISGGDSSRVHKGKKMPGHMGEERRELRGLKILRINTKYNILYVVGGNLPGLTHGYLKVTDSVLHYRKAQLIENPPPMPTWHAEDCQESLPEELYDESLFQFTDNSLQLKEESN, translated from the exons ATGGCCTGGTCAAGATTTTTCGTTGGAAATTACTTGGCAAATCTCAGTAATAACGTTATAAATCCGTTATTATCAGACCCAAATACATATACAAG GCCCCTCGTCCTCTTTGATCAACGAAGATACAGCAGAAGAACCAAGACTCCTCCAAAATGGTTGGCACGGCGATGGCCATCTGTTTCTAGTAAAGGAGAGCTCACTCCCGATAATCAGGAGTTCATAAATAAGCTTGTGATTCAAAAATACCAGAATATTGAGAGTCCACTGAAGGATGGTCCGTGGGAACGAGGAACATGGAGCCCAAT GACGTTCAGATGTGGGTTGTTGGGTATCAAAATTGGTGTTCAACCTCAGTGGTTCAAAAATGGGAAGAAAATATCCACGACATTGATACAAATCGTTGACAACCATGTAATACGATATACACCTCCAGATCAACTACCAAAGAACGCCCCATACTCTGTGGTGCATCCTTCTTGGCGCGGAAAATATGGTTTCCAGGTTGTTGGAGCATTAAGCACTGATCCACAGTGG TTTTCAAAAGAGTACAACAATCTGTTTAAAGATGCTGGTGTCCCACCTAAACGGAAGCTGTGTCGATTCCTAGTCACACCAGATGCAGCAGTACAACCTG GTACACCTCTGTCAGTGAATCACTTCAGTGTTGGAGACTATGTCGATGTCGAGGGAAGAAC GATTGACCATGGTTTCCAAGGTGTTGTAAAGAGATGGGGTTTCAAAGGTGGTCCAGCCTCCCACGGGAATACCAAGTGGCATCGCAGGCCAGGCTCAATCAGTGGAGGG GATTCGTCTAGGGTTCATAAGGGGAAAAAGATGCCTGGTCATATGGGAGAGGAGAGGCGTGAACTCCGAGGGCTCAAG ATTCTGCGCATTAATACTAAGTACAACATCTTATACGTGGTGGGCGGCAATCTACCGGGACTAACCCATGGTTATCTTAAAGTCACAGACTCTGTCCTTCATTATCGAAAGGCACAACTAATTGAAAATCCACCACCGATGCCAACGTGGCATGCAGAGGACTGCCAGGAATCATTGCCGGAGGAATTATATGATGAATCTCTGTTTCAATTTACGGATAATTCCCTACAATTGAAAGAGGAAAGTAACTGA